A stretch of Paenibacillus mucilaginosus 3016 DNA encodes these proteins:
- the fsa gene encoding fructose-6-phosphate aldolase, producing MKLFIDTANVEEIRKAHELGVIAGVTTNPSLIAKEGRDFFETVKEIISIVGDLPISAEVISLEANEMVEQGKKLAALGSSVVVKLPMTEEGLKATKIFSELGIKTNVTLIFSSTQALLAARAGATYVSPFIGRLDDINQVGMNLIKEISDIFKIHGITSEIIAASVRHSAHVIESALHGSDIATVPYKVIQSMTKHPLTDAGIERFLADWEGAKQSVF from the coding sequence ATGAAACTGTTTATCGATACGGCGAACGTAGAAGAAATCCGCAAAGCGCATGAGCTGGGCGTGATTGCAGGGGTAACGACGAACCCTTCCCTGATTGCCAAGGAAGGCCGCGACTTCTTCGAAACGGTAAAAGAAATTATCTCCATCGTCGGCGATCTGCCGATCAGCGCGGAAGTCATCTCGCTCGAAGCGAATGAAATGGTCGAGCAGGGCAAGAAGCTGGCCGCTCTCGGCTCCAGCGTTGTCGTGAAGCTGCCGATGACTGAAGAAGGCCTGAAGGCGACGAAGATCTTCTCCGAGCTCGGCATCAAGACGAACGTCACCCTCATCTTCTCCTCCACACAGGCGCTGCTGGCGGCAAGAGCAGGTGCGACTTACGTATCGCCGTTCATCGGCCGTCTGGACGACATCAACCAGGTGGGCATGAACCTCATCAAGGAAATCTCGGATATCTTCAAAATCCACGGCATCACGTCCGAGATCATCGCGGCGTCTGTACGCCACTCCGCACACGTCATCGAATCGGCTCTCCACGGCTCCGACATCGCGACGGTTCCGTACAAAGTGATCCAGTCCATGACGAAGCATCCGCTGACCGATGCGGGCATCGAGCGCTTCCTGGCTGACTGGGAAGGCGCGAAGCAAAGCGTATTCTAG